The Culex pipiens pallens isolate TS chromosome 2, TS_CPP_V2, whole genome shotgun sequence DNA window acattttttttgaatatattttttgacaatttcaattttttttcatgttttcaaatcgaaaataactttccattttttctttcagaacgaacaacgattggatttcattcgatatttaagttttccgataaCTAAAATCAAGCTATGTCTTtagtaatttacccatactcacagACAGTTGAAGGGAagcatttgttaaaaaatatattcatcaCAAAAGTTAGTCGTACAGACGGACGAGGTGATATCAAACCCAAAAGTCCTATAAGggcacaaaaaatttaaaacaatattggAAATGAATTAATGAATACAGttaaacagttaaaaatattttaagcatgagcatgagcatgagcatggttgactgccaatgagctgaacaatgaatcaaaaatgatcagtgggagccaaccatccgttcactgtttaacctctgaagatcccgactttattagtcaataccggcgccctcccaagaagcctgcagttcaacgaaagggaggaatgttagtccgatagttgaagttgcagactcatcaagcacacagtttttcgctatatacttgttgataccgcttgagaccgttgaatccacagcatctccttcaagcatcacgtgattattattttttgggttagtaggataaggtattggcttttcgatgcctcccgagctacgacgctatggggaggactttcataacagatccgtcggcgagccttccgagcaacgatgctatgggaaggtctttctggttaacacacaaagtcactcacacacaattatttcactccactattagttaatccaaaatgtcagtgcgtctttcgatcattatatagaaatggctttttcaccataaaaaataaaaccttattcgaaaaaaaatatacacaatttacccgacgccgtgccttccgatcaacgatgatatgggaagggctttgaaaatcacaaaacaattaattaagatcacaaaaaaaaatcacaaaaaacaccaattactcaacgaaaattacgctcaagacacaaataatcagtaagtcatgctattattcgattaccacaatcactcaccccatacgaacagcgacacaaaagcacacaaaaaaattaacctgcataatcacgacttcgcgtccccacttccagcgcaccaatgatgctattattcgattaccacaatcactcacccaatacgaatagcgacacaaaagcacacaaaaaaattaacctgcataattaCGACTTCGcgattctatgacaatttccggaattccatttcccggaatggacgttttccggaatggacattatccggaatggacgttttccggaatggacgttatccggaatggacagtatccggaatggacgttatccggaatgaaaattcccggaatggacgtttcccggaatggacatttcccggatttttttttatattacctgatatgagaatgaatggaatcttgcctactcacctacttgtggttaagaattatttagtttgtactccgttggatttgacaacaatatgaatataaatacatgaatgataaaaagaaagtgaaatgtttggacatgaacaatagaagcaagtgttgactattgaaacaatactttatcaaccaccacgagatgtaacaatgtagatcgaTAGATATAAGACAAACACTATAGttgttttttacattctttcaatgtgttgttatgtaagaatttttccttcttttgttaatcatttgacttatgtgactaaattctaccatatTTAACTATAAAGctgaatgattattttcaaagaagggaaaacctgaagaaaataaaaagcttttcagaaaatcaatgtgtaaTAAGTCCTGTCAAGAAAATAAAtagcttgagtgtatttttaaagaatgaaaaacctcaaggaaaaatacattatacattgattttctgaaaagcttttttttatcttgagattttcccttctttaaaaatacacgttctttcatcaaagtaatgggatttatgtaagaattatcccttcttttgttaattctactaaatttcaactagtttttgttaaggaactctccactataaagaagaatgtgttttttttaaagaagggaaatcctctagaaaaaaaaactttcagaaaatcaatgcataatgtatattttcttgaggttttcccttctttaaaaatacacgatctttaatcgatgtgatggaatttcgtGTAAGGAATTTCCCTGCTTGTGTTAATcggttgacttttgtgactaaattctaccaaattttattataaagcaaaatcaaattattcgctctacagcattgccttggcgttctcgattgcgagattcctactcgaaactaggtgtccgaaggcttgattgttgagacaattgcaaacctctttttacaccttagcttccatccaccccgggattcgaactgacgacctttggattgtttgtccaactgcctaccagcgactccaccgagacaggacccagggagacgactcctacacctggactgagctaacgacctaacctttttaggttagtccggggccaacatttacttcccgtccgacggaaggcgtgatcagacaaatctcgtctcgaaaaatgccaccgggaccgtctgggatcgaacccagaccgactgggtgagaggcaatcacgcttacccctacaccacgtgTCCCGGCTttattataaagcagaatgtttatttccaaagaagagaaacctctagaaaaatgaaaagcttttcagaaaatcataagcataggtgcccaaaacctatttttcaacattttgcgtctgcctcgggattcgaaccggcgacctctcgattgtgagtccagtgcgcggtccgattgatccacacaggcagacatgaaaagcttttcagaaaatcaatgtataatgtatattttcttgaggttttcccttctttaaaaatacacgatctttaatcgatgtgatggaatttcgtgtaagagatttcccttcttgtgttaatcaGGTCACtattgtgactaaattctaccaaattttactataaagcagggtgattattttcaaagaagggaaaaccccaAGAAAATTTAtagcttgagtgtatttttaaagaatgaaaaacctcaAGGAAGTACACATTATAAatagattttctgaaaagctgttCATTTActagagattttcccttctttgaaaataaacattctgctttataaaaaaaattggtagaatttagtcacagaagtcaactgattaacacaagaagggaaatcccttacacgaaattccatcacatcgattaaagatcgtgtatttttaaagaagggaaaacttcaagaaaaaatacattatgcattgattttctgaaagctttttttctagaggatttcccttctttaaaaaaaaacacattcttctttatagtgcagagttccttaacaaaaactagttgaaatttagtagaattaacaaaagaagggaaaattcttacataaaatcccattactttgatgaaagaaagtgtatttttaaagaagggaaaatctcaagataaaaaaaagcttttcagaaaatcaatgtataatgtatttttccttgaggtttttcattctttaaaaatacactcaagctaTTTATTTTCTTGACAGGACTTAttacacattgattttctgaaaagctttttattttcttcaggttttcccttctttgaaaataatcattctgctttatagttaaatatggtagaatttagtcacataagtcaaatgattaacaaaagaaggaaaaattcttacataacaacacattgaaagaatgtaaaaaacatctgatatctatcgatctacattgttacatctcgtggtggttgataaagtattgtttcaatagtcaacacttgcttctattgttcatgtccgaacatttcactttctttttatcattcatgtatttatattcatattgttgtcaaaaccaacggagtacaaactaaataattcttaaccacaagtaggtgagtaggcaagattccattcattctcatatcaggtaatataaaaaaaaatccgggaaatgtccattccgggaaacgtccattccgggaaatttcattccggataacgtccattccggatactgtccattccggataacgtccattccggaaaacatccattccggataatgtccattccggaaaacgtcctttccgggaaatggaattccggaaaaTGTCATAGAatcgacttcgcgtccccacttccagcgcaccaatcagttaaacagttaaaaatattttccacaaaaaaCCAAGCTAAAgtttaaatcttttttcaaacattcaatcAATTTGATAAAAAGAAACAGAATCATAATATtcgtttttcattaactttgttTTAAGGCAGATGTTACCTCTTGTTTtatatacaaaaataattaaaatcttttgtttcataaaaaaatatcatgaataTCTGTGTCAAATGTATCCAATATTTAGTAGGAGTTTTAATGTCTTAAATAACCGCTTCGTTCTCAAatagattgaaatagtgaaaggaaCCGAGAGGAACCTTTTTAATGTGTGTTCCTTAGaaagaattgagtgaatttaaattgaaaattgtataaaacattaaaataattttcaagatttagaaaataattttaaaaagggCATGCTTAGGATTCCCGACATTTTGACAACAAAtcccaaattcccgactttttcccgactttcccgattttccCGACTTTACCTTTTTTAACTAAAAGTTGGATTCTCAATATAtctattttgttatttaattgtttttagtgttttatgAGACACAAAACAGACAtcttttggtgaaaaatgttgaaaatgcggataaaaaaatcgttttggtaatttttaggctaattttcggaaattttagaatattttgttttttttttaaatactttacgaAGGAACGAAACTCCggaaaaaatggaaaagctGAGGTAattccgtgtatttttttttctgggatttTGAAAATGGGCGATTAGTTTTTGAGATATagtctcacaaagaattcgaatcgatgaaaatgtttttttctaagtgtcagCTTACTAGCCTTAGCCTGTAACGATATATccaaaactattggttcgaatgaaacttttgtgaaattttgtgatttttcaatACAATTATCAGctgttggttcgattttcaatgttaaaaaatgtaacttttttgaaaattttctgatcttttcaacaaaaatatataatttaaatttttaatatcaaGCATAACATATCGCAATTATcgctctatttaaaaaaaatatattttggcgGGCCGAGGTAACCCAACGGCATCCGGAATATATCCGATAACATTGTACTATATTTTCCTTCTTTATGACagctaaaaatatgaaaaaatctggaaaatatCCAGAAAAATTGGATGCATTTAATATCGTAATTTAGTTTTCAGCTCAAATTACTTTTTCTGTGTTTTATATTCTGGATTATATGATGGAACTCTAAAAATAATGAATCACAAGTCaatcaattttccaaatcatTCTAACATCCTTCTTCATCTGCTCTTCTCCCTTCCTCCCGTTACCAGGATCATGCCAAAGGGTATCGACTACCGCACGCTGATGGCACGTGGCAACCCGTCGTCGTCACGCGCCAGCGTGCACACGTTTAAAATTCCGTCACGAAAAGCGCGCCTCAAACTGGCCCTCATCCTGGTCAGCGTGGTGGTGGTATTTTTGTACAGCCTCAGCCTGCCGTGGATCGCCGGTGGTGGCAACGGGAACGCGTACTGGGAGGAGCTCTTCGTGACCAAGGATGACGAGCAGCACTTTAACTACAACAGTTCGTACTTTGTGAACTCAGCGGGCTGTAAGATGCCCAGCTTGCCCATCATGGACGACAACATTCAGAAGTTTATGCAAAAGGCGGACCCGTTGAACTGCACTCCGGCGTTGATCCAGAGTGATGCGAACTCGATCTGGTACCAGCTGACGGAGGAGGACGTCGAGAAGCACTACGAACTGGCGAACGCCAGCATGATTCAGTGTTGCTATCGACCGTTTGAACGCAAGTCCAACAACGCGGTACGGATCGTCGGTCAGGAGCAGTGCTTCGGGTATGGCGAACGGGCGGAGATCGTCAACGAGTTCATCGCGGTCATTTGTACGCACCCGAGTAAGAGTTCGATCTTCTATCGGGATTACTTTGCATTTGTACCGCTAAAGCCGACGGTGGAGGAGCGTTGTGAAGCGACGAGGAACGAGTTGGACGCGAGGTTCGGGAAGGAGGAAGGCAGGCTGAGCGTTATGATTCTGGGGATCGACAGCGTGTCCAGGTTGAACTTCCACCGGCAGATGCCGCTGACGGCTGAGTTTGTGATCGACAAGTTGAAGGGTAAGAGTTGGAAATACTTTGGGTAATACGTCGTCTAAATTAATTTTCTCTTACAGCGGTTGAAATGTTTGGCTACAACAAAGTCGGGGACAACACGTATCCTAATCTTGTTCCAGCGTTGACCGGACTGGACGTGGAGGAGCTAGCAGCCGCATGTTATCCGTACTCGAATAGTACTTTTGATCTGTGTCCGTTCATTTGGCGCAAATTTGCAAACGCAGGCTATCGAACGTTCTACTCCGAGGACAGCAGCACGCTGGAAACGTTCAACTATTTGAGAAAGGGCTTCCGTGAGCAACCTACCGATTATTATCTGAGGAGTTTTTTCCGACAGGCGGACTCTTCTATTGGATACAATAAAAAGGTGAACGCCAAACTCTGTCTCGGAGGTAGGAATCCAACACAGATCTTGGTTGAGTATGGCAGGAAAATAGTCACAGCTATGAAGAGTCGGTTGAGCTTCTCCCTCTTATGGGCCTGTACGATGACGCATGATCTGCTCAACTATCCAGCGCTGGTCGACGAAGACTACAGAGGACTGCTGGAGCACATGGAGAAGGAAGGATCTCTCGACAAGACAGCGGTCATACTTTTGAGTGATCACGGAATCCGATGGGGCAGCTACCGTAACACATATCAAGGCATGATGGAGGAACGTCAACCATTTCTCCATCTCATACTTCCACCGTGGTTCCAGCAAAAGTACCCAACAGCGTACCGCAACCTTCGCAAAAACCGTCAACAGCTCACGTCACATTTTGACCTGTACGAAACGCTCAAAGATCTTGTGGACGTCACAACCCTCTCTCAATCCGCCATCAAACAGCGGTCGTATGAACTGCTCGAAACCAAACCAGTACCCCGTGGAATCTCTCTATTCCTCCCAATTTCACCCAGCAGAACCTGCGAAGACGCTGGGATCGCACCCCACTGGTGCACGTGCCACGATCACAAACCGCTTCCAACCAACGACCATCGGGTCGTAACGGCCACCCGCTTCACCGTGACCAGCCTCAACCAAATGCTCAAAAAGTATCCCCAGTGCAGCACGCTCCATCTGTACTCGATCGAGGACGCCAGCCTCGGAATTTCAACCGAAGAGATAATCTCGAAAAAACCAACGAACCAGTTCAGTGACATTAGCGTCCGCTTCGTGACGAAACCCGGCGAGGCGGAGTTTGAAGCGACGGTCCGGATCGATTCCCACAATCAGTGCGCGCTGACCGGAAGCGTGAGCCGGACGAATCTGTACGGCAAGCAGAGCTACTGCGTGGATGACTACCGGATGAAGCTGTACTGCTTTTGTGCGAGATGAACAGCTTGAACAGCTCAATGGTTAGAACAACGGGTCATGGAAACTCTTTTCTTCTTCGATATCGTACTCGTGTTAGATGATAGGCTCGGAGCAATACCCAATAATCAAAATACTTAACATAGAACAGCGCGCATGCAGTGATTGAGTGATTGTGATCAGTATTACGCAGTGAACACGTGTATTCGATCATTTTGGTATACCACATGGAGAGTGAGCATTTTCTAGTTACAttcattttgaagaatttttatgtttttgttactTAAagtgaataaaacattattttttaccaatgttggttttatttttttctgcgtaAGTCCTAATGatgaaagaatgttaaaatttcaatatttcacaaaatcttTAATTAATTCACCGCTAGTTTCATCGTGAACATTAACAgtgtaatgttttaaaaattcttttgaaagcaatttgtagatctTACGTATACATTGCTtgaaaaagattgcaaaaatgttgcgtcgttccagagaaatcgacgaaataaaaagcgttaCGTTACGTTTTAGTGTAACGGATGAAGGAGGCGTTTCCCTCTTAGTAccaacaacacaccaaaccaagcctgctcagGTGGAGTCGTTGGTCAGCGGTtgaactcgcaatccaaagttTCGtcggtttgaatcccggggtggaaggttctttgaagtagaaagaggtttggatgCTCTCCCTATTCAAGCCAACTCCTAACCGCTGAAAAATTTAGCGCCCGATCAGACTGATGATTGAATAAAATCGGGCTGACTGTAGAGTCGCAACCCAGACTCCTTGACATTCAGGACGTAGCACCATCGCTGCCCATCGTTAACCTTCCAACCACCCACTGACCTAATGTTCGCTTCCGTCGTGCCCTGTTCCTGATTTCGCCAACCGGTTCTAACACAATTCAATCACTCTCAGACTTCCGCGCCATACGTTCACTCGAGATCTCAACTGTCCACAGCGTAAACATAAACACGCGCGCGCCTCTTTTCATTCGCTGTCAAAATCAAGTACACTGGTAAACAGCAtaacacttttttcagttcacttttacacacttgtatgggatttttcagttcaaatatGATTACACGAAAGTGTGTACATGATACACATTTTCGTGTAATCatacttgaactgaaaaatcccatacaagtgtGTGAAAGTGAACTGAACAGTGTGTAATGTTGATTATCAGTGTACACGCTTCTGTAACAACTAGTCTGATTCGGGTTGTTTTTGTATAAACAAAATACAACAATGATTTTGCAGTATTTGAGACGTTCTCAGgcgtaacttttgaccaaacacaaaaatattgaattcgGCCTTTGAGACAATGAGACTTACTTCAACAATCATTACAAATGGAAAGGCTCTCAAAGCAGTCGACGCACCCCCCGTTTACCGCATACTTCTGAAAATCGATGAACAACATAGAAATTTATGCTGCACGGGCTTGCCTCTTCCCGGTGGGTGGTGTCAGCCGTCACGATCCGCAACGCACATGCCgcgttt harbors:
- the LOC120421953 gene encoding uncharacterized protein LOC120421953 isoform X1 codes for the protein MTKTRIMPKGIDYRTLMARGNPSSSRASVHTFKIPSRKARLKLALILVSVVVVFLYSLSLPWIAGGGNGNAYWEELFVTKDDEQHFNYNSSYFVNSAGCKMPSLPIMDDNIQKFMQKADPLNCTPALIQSDANSIWYQLTEEDVEKHYELANASMIQCCYRPFERKSNNAVRIVGQEQCFGYGERAEIVNEFIAVICTHPSKSSIFYRDYFAFVPLKPTVEERCEATRNELDARFGKEEGRLSVMILGIDSVSRLNFHRQMPLTAEFVIDKLKAVEMFGYNKVGDNTYPNLVPALTGLDVEELAAACYPYSNSTFDLCPFIWRKFANAGYRTFYSEDSSTLETFNYLRKGFREQPTDYYLRSFFRQADSSIGYNKKVNAKLCLGGRNPTQILVEYGRKIVTAMKSRLSFSLLWACTMTHDLLNYPALVDEDYRGLLEHMEKEGSLDKTAVILLSDHGIRWGSYRNTYQGMMEERQPFLHLILPPWFQQKYPTAYRNLRKNRQQLTSHFDLYETLKDLVDVTTLSQSAIKQRSYELLETKPVPRGISLFLPISPSRTCEDAGIAPHWCTCHDHKPLPTNDHRVVTATRFTVTSLNQMLKKYPQCSTLHLYSIEDASLGISTEEIISKKPTNQFSDISVRFVTKPGEAEFEATVRIDSHNQCALTGSVSRTNLYGKQSYCVDDYRMKLYCFCAR
- the LOC120421953 gene encoding uncharacterized protein LOC120421953 isoform X2; this encodes MRIMPKGIDYRTLMARGNPSSSRASVHTFKIPSRKARLKLALILVSVVVVFLYSLSLPWIAGGGNGNAYWEELFVTKDDEQHFNYNSSYFVNSAGCKMPSLPIMDDNIQKFMQKADPLNCTPALIQSDANSIWYQLTEEDVEKHYELANASMIQCCYRPFERKSNNAVRIVGQEQCFGYGERAEIVNEFIAVICTHPSKSSIFYRDYFAFVPLKPTVEERCEATRNELDARFGKEEGRLSVMILGIDSVSRLNFHRQMPLTAEFVIDKLKAVEMFGYNKVGDNTYPNLVPALTGLDVEELAAACYPYSNSTFDLCPFIWRKFANAGYRTFYSEDSSTLETFNYLRKGFREQPTDYYLRSFFRQADSSIGYNKKVNAKLCLGGRNPTQILVEYGRKIVTAMKSRLSFSLLWACTMTHDLLNYPALVDEDYRGLLEHMEKEGSLDKTAVILLSDHGIRWGSYRNTYQGMMEERQPFLHLILPPWFQQKYPTAYRNLRKNRQQLTSHFDLYETLKDLVDVTTLSQSAIKQRSYELLETKPVPRGISLFLPISPSRTCEDAGIAPHWCTCHDHKPLPTNDHRVVTATRFTVTSLNQMLKKYPQCSTLHLYSIEDASLGISTEEIISKKPTNQFSDISVRFVTKPGEAEFEATVRIDSHNQCALTGSVSRTNLYGKQSYCVDDYRMKLYCFCAR